Proteins encoded together in one Helicobacter pylori window:
- a CDS encoding efflux RND transporter permease subunit has translation MYKTAINRPITTLMFALAIVFFGTMGFKKLSVALFPKIDLPTVVVTTTYPGASAEIIESKVTDKIEEAVMGIDGIKKVTSTSSKNVSIVVIEFELEKPNEEALNDVMNKISSVRFDDSNIKKPSINKFDTDSQAIISLFVSSSSVPATTLNDYAKNTIKPMLQKINGVGGVQLNGFRERQIRIYADPTLMNKYNLTYADLFSTLKAENVEIDGGRIVNSQRELSILVNANSYSVADVEKIQVGNHVRLGDIAKIEIGLEEDNTFASFKDKPGVILEIQKIAGANEIEIVDRVYEALKHIQAISPSYEIRPFLDTTSYIRTSIEDVKFDLILGAILAVLVVFAFLRNGTITLVSAISIPISIMGTFALIQWMGFSLNMLTMVALTLAIGIIIDDAIVVIENIHKKLEMGMSKRKASYEGVREIGFALVAISAMLLSVFVPIGNMKGIIGRFFQSFGITVALAIALSYVVVVTIIPMVSSVVVNPRHSRFYVWSEPFFKALESRYTRLLQWVLNHKLIIFIAVVLVFVGSLFVASKLGMEFMLKEDRGRFLVWLKAKPGVSIDYMTQKSKIFQKAIEKHDEVEFTTLQVGYGTTQNPFKAKIFVQLKPLKERKKEGELGQFELMSVLRKELRSLPEAKGLDTINLSEVSLLGGGGDSSPFQTFVFSHSQEAVDKSVANLKKFLLESPELKGKIEGYHTSTSESQPQLQLKILRQNANKYGVSAQTIGAVVSSAFSGTSQASVFKEDGKEYDMIIRVPDDKRVSVEDIKRLQVRNKYDKLMFLDALVEIAETKSPSSISRYNRQRSVTVLAQPKAGISLGEILTQVSKNTKEWLVEGANYRFTGEADNAKETNGEFLIALATAFVLIYMILAALYESILEPFIIMVTMPLSFSGAFFALGLVHQPLSMFSMIGLILLIGMVGKNATLLIDVANEERKKGLNIQEAILFAGKTRLRPILMTTIAMVCGMLPLALASGDGAAMKSPIGIAMSGGLMISMVLSLLIVPVFYRLLAPIDDKIKRFYQNQKALE, from the coding sequence ATGTATAAAACAGCGATTAATCGTCCTATTACGACCTTGATGTTTGCTTTGGCGATTGTCTTTTTTGGGACTATGGGGTTTAAAAAATTGAGCGTGGCGCTTTTCCCTAAAATTGACTTGCCTACGGTGGTGGTTACTACGACTTATCCTGGGGCTAGTGCTGAAATCATAGAAAGTAAGGTAACCGATAAGATTGAAGAAGCGGTGATGGGGATTGATGGGATCAAAAAGGTTACTTCCACGAGTTCTAAAAATGTGAGTATCGTCGTCATTGAATTTGAATTAGAAAAACCTAATGAAGAAGCCCTAAACGATGTGATGAATAAAATTTCTTCGGTGCGTTTTGATGACTCCAACATTAAAAAACCCTCTATCAATAAATTTGATACCGACAGCCAAGCCATTATTTCATTGTTTGTGAGCAGTTCAAGCGTGCCAGCTACAACCCTTAATGACTACGCTAAAAACACCATTAAACCCATGCTCCAAAAAATCAATGGGGTAGGGGGCGTGCAGCTCAACGGCTTTAGGGAGCGCCAGATTAGGATTTATGCGGATCCCACTTTGATGAATAAATACAATCTCACTTATGCTGATCTTTTCAGCACGCTTAAAGCGGAGAATGTGGAAATTGATGGGGGGCGCATTGTCAATAGCCAAAGGGAATTGTCTATTTTAGTGAATGCGAATAGTTATAGCGTTGCGGATGTGGAAAAGATCCAAGTGGGTAACCATGTGCGTCTTGGCGATATTGCAAAAATTGAAATCGGTTTGGAAGAAGACAACACTTTTGCGAGCTTTAAAGACAAACCCGGTGTGATTTTAGAAATCCAAAAGATTGCCGGAGCGAATGAAATTGAAATCGTGGATAGGGTGTATGAAGCGTTAAAACACATTCAAGCCATTAGCCCTAGCTATGAAATCAGACCCTTTTTAGACACCACGAGCTATATCCGCACCTCTATTGAAGACGTGAAATTTGATCTAATCTTAGGGGCGATTTTAGCGGTTTTAGTGGTGTTTGCGTTCTTGCGTAACGGCACGATCACCCTCGTTTCAGCGATCTCTATCCCTATTTCTATCATGGGGACTTTTGCGCTCATCCAATGGATGGGCTTTTCATTAAACATGCTCACCATGGTGGCTTTAACGCTAGCGATAGGGATTATCATTGATGATGCGATTGTGGTGATTGAAAACATCCATAAAAAGCTAGAAATGGGCATGAGCAAACGCAAAGCGAGCTATGAGGGGGTGAGGGAAATTGGCTTTGCTCTAGTGGCGATTTCAGCGATGCTGCTCTCTGTGTTTGTGCCTATAGGGAACATGAAAGGCATTATCGGGCGCTTTTTCCAAAGTTTTGGGATCACGGTGGCTTTAGCGATCGCTCTATCGTATGTGGTGGTCGTTACGATTATCCCTATGGTAAGCTCAGTGGTGGTCAATCCCAGGCATTCTCGTTTTTACGTGTGGAGTGAGCCTTTTTTTAAGGCTTTAGAGTCTCGTTATACCAGATTGCTCCAATGGGTATTAAACCACAAGCTCATTATCTTTATAGCGGTGGTTTTGGTGTTTGTGGGTTCGCTTTTTGTGGCTTCTAAATTGGGTATGGAGTTCATGCTGAAAGAAGATAGGGGGAGGTTTTTAGTGTGGCTTAAGGCTAAACCGGGCGTGAGCATAGATTACATGACGCAAAAGAGTAAGATCTTTCAAAAAGCGATTGAAAAACATGATGAAGTGGAATTCACCACCTTGCAAGTGGGTTATGGCACCACACAAAACCCTTTTAAGGCTAAGATTTTTGTGCAGCTCAAGCCTTTAAAAGAGCGCAAAAAAGAGGGTGAATTGGGGCAATTTGAGTTGATGAGCGTTTTAAGGAAAGAGTTGAGAAGCTTGCCTGAAGCTAAAGGTTTAGATACTATTAATCTTTCTGAAGTCTCGCTTTTAGGTGGCGGTGGGGATAGTTCGCCTTTTCAAACTTTTGTGTTTTCCCATTCTCAAGAAGCGGTGGATAAAAGCGTGGCGAATTTGAAAAAATTCTTATTGGAAAGCCCTGAGTTAAAAGGCAAGATTGAAGGCTATCATACGAGCACGAGCGAATCGCAACCGCAACTGCAACTCAAAATCTTAAGACAAAACGCCAACAAATACGGCGTGAGTGCTCAAACCATTGGAGCAGTGGTGAGCTCTGCTTTCTCTGGGACTTCTCAAGCGAGCGTGTTCAAAGAAGATGGTAAAGAATACGACATGATCATTAGAGTGCCTGATGACAAGCGCGTTTCTGTAGAAGACATCAAACGCTTGCAAGTGCGTAATAAATACGATAAATTGATGTTTTTAGACGCTTTAGTGGAAATCGCAGAAACTAAAAGCCCGTCCAGTATTTCTCGTTATAACCGCCAACGCAGCGTTACGGTGCTCGCTCAACCTAAAGCGGGTATCTCTTTAGGGGAAATTTTAACGCAAGTGAGTAAAAACACTAAAGAATGGCTGGTTGAAGGGGCGAATTACAGATTTACCGGTGAAGCGGATAACGCTAAAGAGACTAATGGGGAGTTTTTGATCGCTTTAGCGACAGCGTTTGTGTTGATCTATATGATTTTAGCGGCGTTGTATGAGTCTATTTTAGAGCCTTTTATCATCATGGTTACCATGCCTTTAAGCTTTTCAGGGGCATTTTTCGCTCTAGGTTTAGTGCATCAGCCTTTGAGCATGTTCTCTATGATAGGCTTGATCTTGCTCATTGGTATGGTGGGTAAAAACGCCACGCTTTTAATTGATGTGGCGAATGAAGAGCGTAAAAAAGGTTTGAATATCCAAGAAGCTATTTTATTTGCCGGCAAAACCCGTCTAAGACCGATTTTAATGACGACCATTGCGATGGTTTGCGGCATGCTGCCTTTAGCGTTGGCGAGCGGGGATGGAGCGGCGATGAAATCCCCTATAGGGATTGCGATGAGTGGGGGCTTAATGATTTCTATGGTGTTAAGCTTACTCATTGTGCCGGTGTTTTATCGTTTGCTCGCTCCCATAGATGATAAAATCAAGCGGTTTTATCAAAACCAAAAAGCTTTAGAATGA
- a CDS encoding efflux RND transporter periplasmic adaptor subunit — translation MIRKILIGLFLSFLSMEAGEKVYAIFNVKAVQDSKLTLDSTGIVDSIKVTEGSVVKKGDVLLLLYNQDKQAQSDSTEQQLIFAKKQYQRYSKIGGAVDKNTLEGYEFTYRRLESDYAYSIAVLNKTILRAPFDGVIASKNIQVGEGVSANNTVLLRLVSHARKLVIEFDSKYINAVKVGDTYTYSIDGDSNQHEAKITKIYPTVDENTRKVSAEALLSKPMAVGLFGDGFIQTK, via the coding sequence ATGATACGAAAAATTTTAATAGGACTTTTTTTGAGTTTTTTGAGCATGGAAGCTGGCGAAAAAGTGTATGCGATTTTCAACGTGAAAGCGGTGCAAGATTCCAAGCTCACCTTAGACAGCACAGGGATTGTGGATAGCATTAAGGTTACTGAGGGGAGCGTGGTCAAAAAGGGCGATGTTTTGTTGCTTTTGTATAATCAAGACAAACAGGCTCAAAGCGATTCCACCGAGCAACAACTCATTTTCGCTAAAAAGCAATACCAACGATACAGCAAAATTGGGGGTGCTGTGGATAAAAACACTCTAGAGGGTTATGAGTTCACTTACAGGCGTTTGGAATCGGATTACGCTTATTCTATTGCGGTATTGAATAAAACCATTTTAAGAGCCCCTTTTGATGGCGTGATAGCGAGTAAAAACATTCAAGTGGGCGAAGGGGTGAGCGCGAATAACACGGTGTTATTGAGACTAGTCAGCCATGCTAGGAAATTGGTTATTGAATTTGATTCTAAATATATTAATGCAGTCAAAGTGGGGGATACTTACACTTATTCTATAGATGGGGATTCCAATCAGCATGAAGCTAAAATCACTAAGATTTACCCCACGGTTGATGAAAACACCAGGAAAGTGAGCGCTGAAGCCCTTTTATCTAAGCCTATGGCAGTGGGGCTTTTTGGCGATGGGTTTATCCAAACGAAATAA
- a CDS encoding outer membrane beta-barrel protein produces MKKIVFILALWVGLLGAFEPKKSHIYFGAMVGLAPIKITPKPASDSSYTAFLWGAKGGYQFAFFKALALRGEFSYLMAIKPTALHTINTSLLSLNMDVLSDFYTYKKYSFGVYGGLGIGYFYQSNHLGMKNSSFMGYNGLINVGLGSTIDRHHRIELGAKIPFSKTRNSFKNSYFLESVFIHAAYSYMF; encoded by the coding sequence ATGAAAAAGATTGTTTTCATTTTGGCTCTATGGGTGGGTTTGTTAGGGGCGTTTGAGCCTAAAAAAAGTCATATTTATTTTGGGGCTATGGTGGGTTTAGCCCCCATTAAAATAACCCCAAAACCGGCTAGTGATTCTTCCTATACGGCTTTTTTATGGGGGGCTAAAGGGGGGTATCAATTCGCTTTTTTTAAAGCTTTAGCGTTAAGGGGTGAATTTTCCTACCTTATGGCAATCAAACCCACCGCATTGCACACGATTAACACTTCTTTATTGAGCTTAAATATGGACGTGTTAAGCGATTTTTACACTTATAAAAAATATAGCTTTGGGGTGTATGGGGGGCTTGGGATAGGGTATTTTTATCAAAGCAACCATTTAGGCATGAAAAATAGTTCGTTTATGGGTTATAACGGGCTAATTAATGTAGGGCTTGGCAGCACGATCGATCGCCACCACCGCATAGAGCTTGGGGCTAAAATCCCTTTTTCAAAGACTAGAAATTCTTTTAAAAATTCTTATTTTTTAGAGAGCGTTTTTATCCATGCGGCTTATAGTTATATGTTTTAA
- a CDS encoding TolC family protein, with protein MNTIIRCMSLLGLCVTLTLAQTPSKTPDEIKQILNNYSHKNLRLIDPPTSSLEATPGFLPSPKETATTINQEIAKYHEKSDKAALGLYELLKGATTNLSLQAQELSVKQAMKNHTIAKAMFLPTLNASYNFKNENRDTPNFKHYNTQQLQAQVTLNVFNGFSDVNNVKEKSATYRSTVANLEYSRQSVYLQVVQQYYEYFNNLARMIALQKKLEQIQTDIKRVTKLYDKGLTTIDDLQSLKAQGNLSEYDILDMQFALEQNRLTLEYLTNLNVKNLKKTTIDAPNLQLRERQDLVSLREQISALKYQNKQLNYYPKIDVFDSWLFWIQKPAYALGGFGNFFPGQQNTAGVTATLNIFDDIGLSLQKQSIMLGQLANEKNLAYKKLEQEKDEQLYRKSLDIARAKIESSKASLDAANLSFANIKRKYDANLVDFTTYLRGLTTRFDAEVAYNLALNNYEVQKANYIFNSGHKIDDYVH; from the coding sequence ATGAATACTATTATAAGATGCATGAGCTTATTAGGCTTATGTGTTACTCTCACTCTAGCGCAAACCCCCTCTAAAACCCCCGATGAAATCAAGCAAATCCTTAACAATTATAGCCATAAGAATTTAAGACTCATTGATCCGCCGACAAGTTCTTTAGAAGCGACACCGGGTTTTTTACCCTCGCCCAAAGAAACAGCGACTACGATCAATCAAGAGATCGCTAAATACCATGAAAAAAGCGATAAGGCCGCTTTGGGGCTTTATGAATTGCTTAAGGGGGCTACCACCAATCTCAGTTTGCAAGCGCAAGAACTCAGTGTCAAGCAAGCGATGAAAAACCACACCATCGCCAAAGCGATGTTTTTGCCCACTTTGAACGCGAGTTATAACTTTAAAAATGAAAACAGGGATACCCCAAACTTTAAGCATTATAACACGCAACAACTCCAAGCTCAAGTTACATTGAATGTGTTTAATGGCTTTAGCGATGTGAATAATGTCAAAGAAAAGTCTGCGACTTACCGATCCACTGTGGCTAATTTAGAGTATAGCCGCCAGAGCGTGTATTTGCAAGTGGTGCAACAATACTATGAGTATTTTAATAACCTCGCTCGCATGATCGCTTTACAAAAGAAATTGGAGCAAATCCAAACGGACATTAAAAGGGTTACCAAACTCTATGACAAAGGGCTAACGACGATTGATGATTTGCAAAGCTTAAAAGCGCAAGGGAATTTGAGCGAATACGATATTTTGGACATGCAATTCGCTTTGGAGCAAAACCGCTTGACTTTGGAGTATCTTACTAATCTCAATGTGAAAAATTTAAAAAAGACCACGATTGATGCGCCTAATTTGCAATTGAGAGAAAGGCAAGACTTGGTTTCTTTAAGGGAGCAAATTTCTGCGCTCAAATACCAAAACAAGCAACTCAATTATTACCCCAAGATAGATGTGTTTGACTCATGGCTTTTTTGGATCCAAAAACCCGCTTACGCTTTGGGGGGTTTTGGGAACTTCTTCCCGGGTCAGCAAAACACGGCTGGGGTTACTGCGACTTTGAATATTTTTGATGATATAGGCTTGAGCTTGCAAAAACAATCCATCATGTTAGGCCAATTAGCGAATGAAAAGAATTTAGCGTATAAAAAGCTAGAGCAAGAAAAAGACGAACAGCTTTACAGAAAGTCGCTTGATATTGCTAGAGCCAAGATTGAATCTTCAAAGGCTAGTTTGGATGCGGCTAATCTTTCTTTTGCCAATATTAAAAGGAAATACGACGCTAATTTAGTGGATTTCACCACTTATTTAAGGGGCTTAACCACGCGCTTTGATGCAGAAGTGGCTTACAATTTAGCGCTCAACAATTATGAAGTGCAAAAAGCCAATTACATTTTCAACAGCGGGCATAAAATAGACGACTATGTGCATTAA
- a CDS encoding uroporphyrinogen decarboxylase, which yields MMIFIDACFRKETPYTPIWMMRQAGRYLSEYQESRKKAGSFLELCKNSDLATEVTLQPVEILGVDAAILFSDILVVPLEMGLNLEFIPKKGPHFLETITDLKSVESLKVGAYKQLNYVYDTISQTRQKLSKEKALIGFCGSPWTLATYMIEGEGSKSYAKSKKMLYSEPEVLKALLEKLSLELIEYLSLQIQAGVNAVMIFDSWASALEKEAYLKFSWDYLKKISKELKKRYPHIPVILFPKGIGAYLDSIDGEFDVFGVDWGTPLEAAKKILGGKYVLQGNLEPTRLYDKNALEEGVERILKIMGNRGHIFNLGHGMLPDLPRENAKYLVQLVHAKTRR from the coding sequence ATGATGATTTTCATTGACGCATGTTTTAGAAAGGAAACACCTTACACGCCCATTTGGATGATGAGGCAAGCGGGGCGTTACCTTAGCGAATACCAAGAGAGCCGTAAAAAAGCGGGGAGCTTCTTGGAATTGTGTAAAAATAGCGATTTAGCCACAGAAGTTACCCTACAGCCGGTAGAGATTTTGGGCGTGGATGCGGCTATTTTGTTTAGCGATATTTTAGTAGTGCCTTTGGAAATGGGCTTGAATTTGGAGTTTATCCCCAAAAAGGGGCCGCATTTTTTAGAGACGATTACGGATTTAAAAAGCGTGGAAAGCCTAAAAGTAGGGGCTTATAAACAGCTAAACTATGTCTATGATACGATTTCTCAAACGCGCCAAAAGCTTTCTAAAGAGAAAGCGTTAATCGGTTTTTGCGGATCGCCTTGGACTTTAGCGACTTACATGATAGAAGGCGAGGGGAGCAAATCGTATGCCAAAAGCAAGAAAATGCTTTATAGCGAGCCTGAAGTTTTAAAAGCGCTTTTAGAAAAATTAAGCCTTGAATTGATAGAGTATTTGAGCCTTCAAATCCAAGCAGGGGTCAATGCGGTGATGATCTTTGACTCATGGGCTAGCGCTTTAGAAAAAGAAGCGTATTTGAAATTCAGTTGGGATTATTTGAAAAAAATCTCTAAAGAGCTTAAAAAACGCTACCCCCATATTCCGGTTATCCTTTTCCCTAAAGGGATTGGCGCTTATTTGGATAGCATAGATGGGGAATTTGATGTGTTTGGCGTGGATTGGGGCACGCCTTTAGAAGCGGCAAAAAAGATTTTAGGCGGTAAGTATGTTTTGCAAGGGAATTTAGAGCCAACGCGCCTCTATGATAAAAACGCTTTAGAAGAAGGCGTTGAAAGGATTTTAAAAATCATGGGCAATCGAGGGCATATTTTCAATTTAGGGCATGGGATGCTGCCGGATTTGCCCAGAGAAAACGCGAAGTATTTAGTGCAATTAGTGCATGCTAAAACCAGGCGATAG